A portion of the Tenacibaculum todarodis genome contains these proteins:
- a CDS encoding T9SS type A sorting domain-containing protein yields MKQKYFLKTLLVASLFLGIQNSWGQLSITTADTDFTIDFDSTVADVNNGQFIASGLDASPASGQLDSDAWTITGFSSAADLTRGENDGGVSTGGLYAFDISNGGTKNNAIGIQPGGSDFTPGTITLKIDNNTGAAVIETNISYNIWILNNAPRGNSFNFSYSTDNSTYTEVAAMDFTSTGDAIPEASWEQIGRFKNISGLNIPDGGSLYIRWTGDDEVGSSSRDEFALDDIIVKMSGSVLDTDSFNKLDVNVYPNPVTNGEVFIKSSNGEEKNVEVYNILGRRLISTKVNANDRVDVSNLNAGIYLLKVNEGDKQLTKKIVIK; encoded by the coding sequence ATGAAACAAAAATACTTTTTAAAAACATTATTAGTTGCATCACTTTTTTTGGGAATCCAAAATTCCTGGGGTCAATTAAGTATTACAACTGCTGATACAGACTTTACAATTGATTTTGATTCAACAGTTGCTGATGTTAATAACGGACAGTTTATTGCTTCAGGTTTAGATGCTTCACCGGCATCTGGACAATTAGATAGTGATGCATGGACAATTACTGGATTTAGCTCTGCTGCTGATTTAACAAGAGGAGAAAATGATGGAGGAGTAAGTACTGGTGGCTTATATGCATTTGATATTTCAAATGGTGGCACAAAAAATAACGCTATTGGAATTCAACCAGGTGGCTCAGATTTTACTCCTGGAACAATTACTTTAAAGATTGATAATAATACAGGTGCAGCGGTTATAGAAACAAATATTAGCTACAATATTTGGATTTTAAACAATGCACCAAGAGGAAACAGTTTTAACTTTTCTTATAGTACAGACAACTCTACTTACACTGAGGTTGCTGCAATGGATTTTACATCAACTGGAGACGCTATTCCAGAAGCTAGTTGGGAACAAATAGGAAGATTTAAAAATATTTCTGGATTAAACATCCCTGATGGTGGAAGCTTATATATTAGATGGACTGGAGATGATGAAGTCGGTAGTAGTTCTAGAGATGAATTTGCTCTTGATGATATAATTGTAAAAATGTCTGGAAGTGTTCTTGATACAGATTCTTTCAATAAACTTGATGTAAATGTATATCCAAACCCAGTAACTAACGGAGAGGTTTTTATTAAATCTTCAAACGGTGAAGAGAAGAATGTTGAAGTTTACAACATTTTAGGAAGAAGATTAATTTCTACTAAAGTAAATGCTAATGATAGGGTTGATGTTAGTAATTTAAATGCTGGAATTTACCTTTTAAAGGTAAATGAAGGTGATAAACAACTTACTAAAAAGATAGTAATTAAGTAA
- a CDS encoding TrkH family potassium uptake protein — translation MNGIFMLFAVPFSIYHEEVAKWGILNAGIITISIGLLLYFFNKPESTNIQKKEGYLIVTLGWLTLSFTGMLPYLLSGAIPNITNAFFETISGYSTTGSSILTDIESMPKGILFWRSATHWIGGMGIIVLTIAILPMLGIGGMQLFMAEAPGPSADKLHPRITDTAKRLYLIYVVLTFAQFLLLKIAGMSWFDAINHAMATVSTGGFSTKNASVAYWNGIPAVQYIIIFFMFIAGTNFVLTYFALKGKVQKVFQSEEFKYYLFGTLGVSLLIAIIIYFFQDPNLQTTIAHPKVYGNAESAIRHALFQVISVVTTTGFVSADFTMWSFFATGIFFALFFTGGSAGSTSGGIKIVRHIVMLKNSFLEFKKALHPNAIIPVRYDGKTVSQSIVFNILSFFILYMLIFIISTVIFTILGLDIMSAFGAAASSLGNIGPAIGSVSPVDNFAHLSVGAKWFCSFLMLIGRLELFTVLILFTPFFWRNN, via the coding sequence ATGAACGGTATTTTTATGCTGTTTGCTGTTCCGTTTAGTATTTATCATGAAGAAGTTGCCAAATGGGGAATTTTAAATGCAGGAATAATTACTATTTCTATTGGTTTGTTACTGTACTTCTTTAACAAACCCGAAAGCACTAATATTCAAAAAAAAGAAGGGTATTTAATTGTTACACTTGGCTGGCTAACACTTTCTTTTACAGGCATGTTACCCTATTTATTATCTGGCGCAATACCAAACATAACCAATGCTTTTTTTGAAACTATTTCTGGGTACTCTACAACCGGATCTTCCATTTTAACAGATATAGAATCCATGCCAAAAGGAATACTTTTTTGGAGAAGTGCTACGCATTGGATTGGAGGAATGGGAATTATAGTTTTAACAATTGCCATATTACCAATGCTTGGAATTGGAGGAATGCAGCTATTTATGGCGGAAGCTCCTGGTCCATCAGCAGATAAATTGCACCCTAGAATTACTGATACTGCCAAACGATTATATCTAATATATGTAGTTTTAACTTTTGCACAATTTTTATTATTAAAAATAGCAGGAATGTCTTGGTTTGATGCCATAAACCATGCTATGGCAACAGTAAGTACAGGAGGTTTTTCTACAAAAAATGCTAGTGTTGCTTATTGGAACGGAATTCCTGCTGTACAGTACATAATTATCTTTTTTATGTTTATTGCAGGAACAAACTTTGTGTTAACCTATTTTGCTCTAAAAGGAAAAGTGCAAAAAGTATTTCAAAGTGAAGAGTTTAAATACTACCTCTTTGGTACTTTAGGTGTTTCTCTCTTAATTGCTATAATTATTTACTTTTTTCAAGATCCAAATTTACAGACAACAATTGCACATCCTAAAGTTTATGGAAATGCAGAAAGTGCAATAAGACATGCTTTGTTTCAAGTTATATCAGTTGTAACAACCACTGGTTTTGTGTCAGCAGACTTTACTATGTGGAGCTTTTTTGCAACCGGAATTTTCTTCGCTTTATTTTTCACAGGAGGTTCTGCAGGGTCAACTTCTGGAGGTATTAAAATTGTAAGACACATAGTAATGCTAAAAAACAGTTTTCTGGAATTTAAAAAAGCACTGCATCCAAATGCCATAATTCCTGTAAGGTATGACGGTAAAACTGTCAGTCAGAGTATTGTTTTTAATATTTTATCTTTCTTTATTTTATACATGCTAATATTTATAATAAGCACAGTTATATTTACAATTTTAGGCTTAGATATTATGTCTGCTTTTGGCGCTGCAGCTTCTTCATTAGGAAACATTGGCCCAGCAATTGGATCTGTAAGTCCTGTAGATAATTTTGCGCATTTATCGGTCGGTGCTAAATGGTTTTGCTCTTTTTTAATGCTAATTGGTAGGTTAGAATTATTTACAGTTTTAATATTATTTACACCTTTCTTTTGGAGAAATAATTAA
- the trkA gene encoding Trk system potassium transporter TrkA encodes MKIIIAGAGDVGFHLAKLLSYESQDTYVIDFDGDKLNYINNNLDVITKKGDATSVKLLKEIGIEKADLLLAVTESQNTNFTISVIGKALGVKKTIARIKNQEFLETKDVNFKDFGVDFMISPQELAADEIKMLLNQSSFNDTVAFENGLFNVMGTSLTYKSPIVDLTVKEAKDKFNMVDFITIAIKREGVAQTIIPRGDTVYKMSDQVYFSVPNYSLDKLYPIIGKEHLDINNVMILGGSGIGQKTARNLCKDNFKVKLIEKNKNKAIRLAEELSNTLVINGDGRKLELLEEECIRQMDAFIAVTGDSETNIMSCLVAKSKGVKKTIALVENMDYINISQTIGIDTLINKKLIAASNIFRHIRKGEILALANLHNIDAEVFEFEVQPNAKVTEKPIKELRFPREAVFGGIIRNEKALMSFGNMQIQNGDKVIVFCLPEAISTVEELFN; translated from the coding sequence ATGAAGATTATTATAGCTGGAGCTGGTGATGTTGGCTTCCATTTAGCTAAATTACTGTCCTACGAATCTCAAGACACTTATGTGATTGATTTTGACGGAGATAAACTAAATTATATTAATAATAATTTGGATGTTATCACTAAAAAAGGTGATGCTACTTCTGTTAAATTATTGAAGGAAATTGGCATTGAAAAAGCAGATTTATTACTTGCCGTTACAGAAAGTCAGAACACAAATTTTACTATTTCAGTTATTGGAAAAGCGTTGGGTGTAAAAAAAACCATTGCTAGAATTAAAAATCAGGAGTTTTTAGAGACTAAAGATGTTAATTTTAAAGATTTTGGTGTAGATTTTATGATTTCTCCACAAGAATTGGCAGCTGATGAAATAAAAATGCTGTTAAATCAATCTTCTTTTAACGATACGGTTGCTTTTGAAAACGGACTTTTTAATGTGATGGGAACTTCACTTACGTATAAATCTCCCATTGTAGATTTAACTGTAAAAGAAGCAAAAGACAAGTTTAATATGGTAGATTTTATTACCATTGCTATTAAACGAGAAGGTGTTGCGCAAACTATAATTCCGCGTGGAGATACTGTCTATAAAATGTCTGACCAAGTTTATTTTTCTGTACCAAATTATAGTTTAGATAAATTATACCCAATAATTGGTAAAGAGCATTTAGACATAAATAATGTAATGATTTTAGGAGGAAGTGGTATTGGTCAAAAAACTGCTAGAAATCTTTGTAAAGATAATTTTAAGGTTAAATTAATAGAAAAGAATAAGAACAAAGCTATACGTTTGGCCGAAGAACTTTCTAATACTTTAGTTATTAATGGTGACGGGCGTAAATTAGAGCTTTTAGAGGAAGAATGTATTAGACAAATGGACGCTTTTATTGCGGTTACAGGAGATTCTGAAACCAATATAATGTCTTGTTTAGTAGCTAAATCTAAAGGTGTAAAAAAGACAATTGCTTTGGTTGAGAATATGGATTATATAAATATTTCTCAAACTATCGGAATTGATACACTTATTAATAAAAAATTAATTGCCGCTAGTAATATTTTCCGTCATATTAGAAAAGGGGAAATTTTGGCATTGGCAAATTTACATAATATTGATGCCGAAGTATTTGAGTTTGAAGTACAACCAAATGCTAAGGTTACTGAAAAACCTATTAAAGAACTTCGTTTTCCTAGAGAAGCCGTTTTTGGTGGAATTATTAGAAATGAAAAAGCATTAATGTCTTTTGGTAATATGCAAATACAAAATGGCGATAAAGTTATTGTATTTTGTTTACCTGAAGCTATAAGTACTGTTGAAGAATTATTTAACTAA
- the radC gene encoding RadC family protein: MEKLTIKAWALDDRPREKLVSKGKAALSDAELIAILIGSGNRQESAVALSKRILQSVDNNLNKLARLSVEELQVFKGIGEAKAISIITALELGKRRQFEEASINPKITSSNSAFKIMQPVIGDLAHEEFWVLYLNNANKVLEKHQISKGGLTATLVDVRLLCKRALELSAIGMIVCHNHPSGKLQPSNSDKTLTQKIKQAAITLDITLLDHLIITEKAYFSFADEGLI, encoded by the coding sequence ATGGAAAAGTTAACAATAAAAGCATGGGCTTTAGATGATCGACCTCGAGAAAAACTAGTTTCAAAAGGAAAAGCAGCATTATCTGATGCAGAACTAATTGCCATATTAATAGGCTCTGGAAATAGGCAAGAAAGTGCCGTAGCATTATCCAAAAGAATTTTACAATCGGTAGATAATAATTTAAACAAATTAGCACGTTTGTCTGTAGAAGAACTACAGGTTTTTAAAGGAATAGGAGAAGCCAAAGCAATTTCAATAATAACAGCTTTAGAATTAGGAAAAAGAAGACAGTTTGAAGAAGCTTCAATAAACCCAAAAATAACAAGTAGCAATAGTGCGTTTAAAATAATGCAACCTGTAATTGGAGATTTAGCTCACGAAGAATTTTGGGTTTTATATCTTAATAATGCAAACAAAGTATTAGAGAAACATCAAATAAGTAAAGGTGGTTTAACAGCAACTTTGGTAGATGTTAGATTGTTGTGTAAAAGAGCTTTAGAACTATCTGCAATTGGTATGATTGTTTGCCATAATCATCCGTCTGGAAAACTACAACCAAGTAATTCAGACAAAACATTAACTCAAAAAATAAAACAAGCCGCAATAACCTTAGATATTACATTGCTAGATCATTTAATAATAACCGAAAAAGCGTATTTTAGCTTCGCAGATGAAGGATTAATATAA
- a CDS encoding polysaccharide deacetylase family protein codes for MILVYTHKITPRLRYIFKHIFTRTLLIPINFTTKIEDFVAHSGAKMSYTKVPLGSEFFIKSNDLLFEQGVNDVDISIQKWEEIPCFFPSGAKSAIPFDIFAASFYLITRYEEYLPHVKDKHGRYTADQSLAFNEGFLEKPVIDIWAYKFLSILKEKFPEHPYKKREYNYISTIDVDNAYAYKHKGFVRTIGGFLNDFYKLKIFNIWDRFAVRAGFKKDPFDTFEKIINLKKELEVRTIFFFLIGDYTTFDTNISAAKNKFRLLIKDMVDYARVGLHPSYFTMNNAQLLKKEKKRLESITNMPIKRSRQHFLKFDLPETYQILIDLEIEEDYSMGYASHVGFRASTCTPFYFYDLDFEIQTPLKVFPFAVMDTTLNDYMKLTPKQSLGRIRDLKNEVKRVNGTFITLFHNESLSNYLRWKGWGRLYGSMLKIVNK; via the coding sequence ATGATATTAGTTTACACACATAAAATTACTCCAAGACTTCGCTATATATTTAAGCATATCTTTACAAGAACATTGCTTATACCTATCAATTTTACTACAAAAATTGAAGATTTTGTGGCGCACAGTGGCGCAAAAATGTCGTATACCAAAGTACCATTAGGAAGTGAGTTTTTTATTAAAAGTAACGACTTGCTATTTGAGCAAGGAGTTAACGATGTTGATATTTCTATTCAAAAATGGGAAGAAATTCCTTGTTTTTTTCCATCTGGAGCAAAATCGGCTATTCCGTTTGATATTTTTGCAGCAAGTTTTTATTTAATAACGCGTTACGAAGAATACTTGCCACACGTAAAAGATAAACATGGACGTTATACCGCAGACCAAAGTTTAGCTTTTAATGAAGGTTTTTTAGAAAAACCAGTTATCGATATTTGGGCTTATAAATTTTTATCAATATTAAAAGAAAAATTTCCAGAACATCCTTACAAAAAAAGAGAATATAACTATATTTCTACAATAGATGTAGATAATGCGTATGCCTACAAGCATAAAGGTTTTGTAAGAACTATTGGCGGATTTTTAAATGATTTCTACAAATTAAAGATTTTTAATATTTGGGATAGATTTGCAGTTAGAGCAGGTTTTAAAAAAGATCCTTTTGATACTTTTGAGAAAATTATCAACCTAAAAAAAGAGTTAGAAGTAAGAACTATTTTCTTCTTTTTAATTGGAGATTATACAACATTTGATACAAATATTTCAGCAGCTAAAAATAAGTTCAGGTTGCTTATTAAAGATATGGTAGATTATGCAAGAGTTGGTTTACATCCTTCATATTTTACAATGAATAATGCCCAACTTTTAAAGAAAGAAAAAAAACGTTTAGAAAGCATCACAAATATGCCCATTAAACGATCTCGTCAGCATTTTTTAAAATTCGATTTACCAGAAACCTATCAAATATTAATAGATTTAGAAATAGAAGAAGATTATTCTATGGGTTACGCAAGTCATGTTGGTTTTAGAGCAAGTACATGTACGCCGTTTTATTTTTACGATTTAGATTTTGAAATTCAAACACCACTAAAAGTATTTCCGTTTGCAGTAATGGACACAACTTTAAACGATTATATGAAGTTAACTCCAAAGCAATCTTTAGGTAGAATTCGTGATTTAAAGAATGAAGTAAAACGAGTTAACGGAACCTTTATAACCTTGTTTCATAACGAAAGTTTAAGTAATTATCTTCGTTGGAAAGGTTGGGGACGTTTGTATGGTTCTATGTTAAAAATTGTAAATAAATAA